From one Papio anubis isolate 15944 chromosome 12, Panubis1.0, whole genome shotgun sequence genomic stretch:
- the PATE2 gene encoding prostate and testis expressed protein 2 isoform X2 — protein MLVLFLLSTIFLLCPYWGELHDRVEATEIMCYKCKKYHLGLCYDVMSSCSLKPKQSCAVENFYVLTVTGQSLYHYSKLSCMTNCEEINFLGFSKRAELICCNHSNYCNLPEGV, from the exons ATGCTTGTTCTCTTTCTGCTGAGCACAATCTTTCTGCTCTGCCCATATTGGG gTGAACTTCATGACCGTGTAGAAG CGACTGAAATAATGtgttataaatgtaaaaaatatcatCTCGGGTTATGCTATGATGTCATGTCATCCTGCTCCCTGAAGCCTAAACAGTCCTGTGCAGTTGAGAACTTTTACGTCCTTACAGTTACAG GGCAGAGCCTGTATCATTATTCAAAACTGTCGTGTATGACCAACTGTGAGGAAATCAACTTCTTGGGGTTCTCGAAGAGGGCAGAGCTCATCTGTTGTAATCATAGTAACTACTGCAACCTCCCTGAGGGAGTTTAG